In a single window of the Niabella ginsenosidivorans genome:
- a CDS encoding FecR family protein — protein sequence MEPTRLFELLLKRKEGIINLDEQLELKRLINESASIEAIEACLDVLFDHRLTASGFTDEASVEKSLDAFNKKMENAGKVKKGSRWRLTGIAASIIFLTGIGLLVLLNYKGNTGSMQVVATTARSRTSLVLPDGSKVWINEKTELRFRNDFGRQNREVYLNGEAFFDVVKNKDKPFLVHTKEMDVKVLGTQFNVRAYKNECSSETTLIRGRVEVLINQKESEKVVLHPSEKLVIKNENRNNKTFTKEQHEALPEIAISKVQPNVIDSGFLETQWLKGHIHFDQQPLKDIIPMLEKWYGVKIILASPSLGAMRFSGKIYKETLGEVLESFKLSAGIQYRINNDTIIIR from the coding sequence ATGGAACCAACCCGATTGTTCGAGCTATTATTGAAAAGAAAGGAAGGGATCATTAATCTTGATGAACAACTGGAATTAAAAAGGCTGATTAATGAGTCTGCTTCAATTGAGGCTATTGAAGCCTGTCTGGATGTGTTGTTTGATCATCGTTTGACAGCGTCGGGATTTACAGACGAGGCTTCAGTAGAAAAATCACTTGATGCATTTAATAAAAAGATGGAGAACGCCGGCAAGGTTAAAAAAGGGAGCCGGTGGCGACTGACAGGGATTGCGGCTTCCATAATTTTCTTAACAGGTATAGGGTTGCTGGTACTGCTGAACTACAAGGGTAATACGGGCTCCATGCAGGTAGTAGCTACAACGGCAAGATCCAGGACCTCCCTGGTTTTGCCGGATGGAAGCAAGGTCTGGATCAATGAAAAAACAGAGCTCCGGTTCCGCAATGATTTCGGGCGGCAAAACAGGGAAGTTTACCTGAATGGAGAAGCTTTTTTTGATGTGGTCAAAAATAAGGATAAGCCCTTTTTGGTGCATACCAAGGAAATGGATGTTAAGGTTTTAGGCACCCAGTTTAATGTAAGGGCGTATAAAAATGAATGTAGTTCTGAAACAACACTGATAAGGGGTAGGGTGGAAGTGCTGATCAATCAGAAGGAAAGTGAAAAGGTTGTCTTGCATCCCAGTGAGAAGCTGGTTATAAAAAATGAAAACAGGAACAATAAGACTTTTACAAAAGAGCAGCATGAGGCGCTGCCTGAGATTGCGATCAGCAAAGTACAGCCCAATGTGATCGATTCCGGATTTTTAGAAACACAATGGTTAAAAGGTCATATTCATTTTGACCAGCAGCCTTTAAAAGATATCATTCCTATGCTGGAAAAATGGTATGGCGTTAAGATTATACTGGCTTCTCCCTCATTGGGGGCAATGCGGTTCAGCGGAAAGATTTACAAAGAAACGCTGGGCGAAGTGCTGGAGTCTTTTAAACTGTCGGCCGGCATACAATACCGGATCAATAACGATACAATAATTATCAGATAA
- a CDS encoding RNA polymerase sigma-70 factor, whose translation MKTIEKLVVLVAEKDDQAAFNELFRHFFPGLFPFVFAIVKDRQRAEEIIHDVFLKLWENRKMLAAIENISSYIFIASKNGCMNFMRKKKLVFTDVIEDELTYTMATPESKLVSAENIRLIQEAIGSLPPKCLLVFRLVKEEQLKYSEVARLLNISVKTVETQMMIANKRIATALFEALPEYTSSMPSKARTGYR comes from the coding sequence TTGAAAACGATTGAAAAACTGGTTGTCCTGGTTGCAGAAAAGGATGATCAGGCCGCCTTTAATGAATTATTCAGGCATTTTTTTCCCGGCCTTTTTCCATTTGTATTTGCTATAGTAAAGGACAGGCAAAGAGCGGAAGAGATTATACATGACGTATTTCTAAAGTTATGGGAAAACCGGAAGATGCTTGCCGCCATAGAGAATATCTCCAGTTATATCTTCATTGCTTCAAAAAACGGCTGTATGAATTTTATGAGAAAAAAGAAGCTGGTATTTACAGATGTAATTGAGGATGAGCTTACCTATACCATGGCTACACCGGAAAGCAAGCTGGTTTCTGCAGAGAATATACGCCTGATTCAGGAGGCCATTGGTTCCCTGCCACCCAAATGCCTGCTTGTATTCAGACTGGTTAAAGAAGAACAGTTGAAATACTCTGAAGTGGCCAGATTATTGAACATTTCAGTTAAAACGGTGGAGACCCAGATGATGATTGCCAATAAAAGAATTGCCACAGCGCTTTTTGAAGCTCTGCCGGAGTATACCTCCAGTATGCCATCCAAAGCCAGGACAGGGTATAGATAG
- a CDS encoding IlvD/Edd family dehydratase: MKEKNLRSSSWFGRTGKDGFIYRAWMKNNGIPDHEFKKPVIGICNTWSELTPCNAHFRDLAASVKRGVLEAGGFPVEFPVMSLGETLMKPTTMLFRNLVSMDVEESIRGNPLDGVVLLCGCDKTTPALVMGACSVNLPAIVVSGGPMLTGRHKGQPIGTSDVWRLAAGLEEGSVNEEQLRSMEGDLCRSQGHCAVMGTASSMACMVEALGLSLPGNAAIPAVDAHRKVLAQLSGGRIVEMVKENLKLSDILKRDAFENAIITNAAIGGSTNFIIHLLAIAGRAGVQLELKDFDTLSKDIPLIVNLQPSGQFFMEDLYYAGGLPAVLKELNSFLHKDAMTVNGKTISENYASAECYNKDIIGTIDKPFNSATGLAVLTGNICEQGAVIKPSAASAHLMQHTGPAVVFENIEDYKQRINSDGLKVDENSILVLKNAGPKGYPGMPEVGNMTLPKKLLQKGITDMVRISDGRMSGTGFGTVVLHIAPEAAAGGNFSVLKTGDILTLDVPKRTLQAHLSAEALEQRKKERKPQQFHATRGYVSLYIQHVQQAHLGADLDFLTGGSGSNVAKDSH, translated from the coding sequence ATGAAAGAAAAAAATCTCAGAAGCAGCAGCTGGTTTGGCCGCACAGGTAAAGATGGTTTTATTTACCGGGCATGGATGAAGAATAACGGCATTCCCGATCATGAGTTTAAAAAGCCCGTTATTGGTATCTGCAATACCTGGAGCGAGCTAACCCCCTGCAATGCCCATTTCAGGGATCTTGCGGCATCAGTAAAACGGGGCGTGCTGGAAGCCGGTGGTTTTCCTGTTGAATTTCCGGTAATGTCGTTGGGCGAAACGCTGATGAAACCTACTACCATGCTTTTCCGTAATCTGGTCAGCATGGATGTGGAGGAAAGTATCAGGGGCAACCCGCTTGATGGTGTGGTGTTGCTTTGCGGATGCGATAAGACAACCCCGGCCCTGGTAATGGGTGCCTGTAGTGTAAACCTGCCAGCCATTGTGGTCTCCGGCGGGCCTATGTTAACCGGCAGGCATAAAGGGCAACCTATAGGCACCAGTGATGTATGGCGGCTGGCCGCGGGTCTGGAAGAAGGCTCCGTCAATGAAGAGCAGCTGCGTTCAATGGAAGGTGATCTCTGCCGCAGCCAGGGGCATTGTGCGGTAATGGGCACTGCATCCTCAATGGCCTGCATGGTAGAAGCCCTGGGCTTATCCCTGCCCGGCAATGCAGCCATTCCTGCAGTAGATGCGCACCGTAAAGTATTAGCGCAGTTATCGGGCGGCCGGATCGTGGAAATGGTCAAAGAAAACCTAAAGTTATCCGATATTTTAAAGAGGGACGCTTTTGAAAACGCAATCATTACCAATGCAGCCATCGGCGGCTCTACCAATTTCATCATCCATCTCCTTGCCATAGCGGGCCGCGCCGGTGTTCAGCTGGAGTTAAAAGACTTTGATACCCTTTCGAAAGATATTCCGCTGATCGTAAATCTTCAGCCTTCCGGACAGTTTTTTATGGAAGACCTTTATTACGCAGGCGGATTGCCTGCTGTTTTAAAAGAGCTGAACAGTTTTCTTCATAAAGATGCAATGACCGTAAACGGGAAAACGATCAGCGAAAACTACGCCAGTGCGGAGTGTTATAATAAAGACATCATCGGTACAATTGACAAACCGTTTAACAGTGCTACCGGGCTTGCGGTATTGACCGGTAATATTTGTGAGCAGGGGGCAGTCATAAAGCCATCCGCCGCAAGTGCGCACCTGATGCAGCATACAGGCCCCGCAGTTGTTTTTGAGAACATTGAGGATTACAAACAACGCATTAACAGTGACGGTTTGAAGGTTGATGAGAACAGCATACTGGTCTTAAAAAATGCTGGGCCAAAAGGATATCCGGGTATGCCGGAAGTTGGCAATATGACCCTGCCTAAAAAGTTATTGCAAAAAGGGATTACAGATATGGTGCGTATTTCAGACGGCCGGATGAGCGGCACGGGTTTTGGCACCGTAGTATTGCATATTGCTCCGGAGGCGGCAGCAGGCGGCAATTTCAGCGTACTGAAAACAGGAGATATCCTTACACTGGACGTTCCCAAAAGAACCTTGCAGGCTCACTTAAGCGCAGAAGCGCTTGAACAGCGAAAAAAAGAAAGAAAGCCTCAGCAATTCCATGCAACAAGAGGCTATGTAAGCCTTTATATCCAACATGTACAGCAGGCCCATTTGGGAGCTGATCTTGATTTTCTTACCGGCGGCAGCGGCAGCAATGTTGCAAAGGACTCTCATTAA
- a CDS encoding SDR family NAD(P)-dependent oxidoreductase, which yields MRNNKMDFNNKVAIVTGAGQGIGFEICKQLAGQGALVILNDLDAQLAQQACTVIDQQCPGRVHAVPGDCSNMAVINQMVEYATGNFGRLDIAIANAGITLFGAFLDYRPEAFDQVMKVNLAGSFFLAQAAARKMKQQPGGGSILFMSSVTGHLAHKGLVAYGMSKAALEMLARNLVIELSQYRININTVAPGATLTERTTENKNYETAWQKITPGGRPATVADIANAVLFLVHERSRHINGQNIVIDGGWTSVGIQPE from the coding sequence ATGCGAAATAACAAAATGGACTTTAACAATAAAGTAGCTATTGTAACAGGCGCCGGACAAGGGATCGGCTTTGAGATCTGTAAACAGTTGGCAGGGCAGGGAGCTTTAGTGATCCTGAATGACCTGGATGCCCAACTGGCGCAGCAAGCCTGCACGGTTATCGATCAGCAATGCCCCGGTCGTGTTCATGCAGTGCCCGGCGATTGCAGCAACATGGCGGTTATTAACCAGATGGTGGAATATGCAACCGGTAATTTTGGCCGGCTGGATATTGCAATCGCTAATGCCGGCATTACCTTATTTGGTGCTTTCCTGGATTACCGGCCGGAAGCCTTTGACCAGGTAATGAAGGTAAACCTGGCAGGTTCCTTTTTCCTGGCGCAGGCAGCAGCCCGTAAAATGAAGCAGCAGCCCGGCGGGGGCTCTATCCTTTTTATGTCGTCTGTTACAGGGCATCTGGCACATAAGGGGCTCGTTGCCTATGGTATGAGCAAAGCCGCACTGGAAATGCTGGCAAGGAATTTAGTGATCGAGCTGTCCCAGTACAGAATCAACATCAACACCGTTGCCCCCGGTGCCACATTAACAGAGCGCACTACTGAAAATAAAAATTATGAAACCGCCTGGCAAAAAATAACACCTGGCGGCCGGCCCGCTACCGTAGCGGATATCGCCAACGCGGTACTGTTCCTGGTACATGAGCGGTCAAGGCATATTAACGGGCAGAATATTGTAATTGACGGAGGATGGACAAGCGTAGGAATTCAGCCGGAATAA
- a CDS encoding molybdate ABC transporter substrate-binding protein, producing the protein MKQLFTGIFFCMVLGNTVKAQEYRFDPPWNIPPESKVLFTVPGVDNVPDLFGDINDPQLVLFFAGNQFMCVDELLTAFKKAYPQYTRIFAETLPPGVLAKQIEGGSLTMGNMRITLKPDVYTAGKTRIDEMADLFADTIAYAYNKLAIMVQKNNPKRIAGLKDLGRKDVLVAMPNPAFEGIGKRIEAAYIKAGGKALKKTIMEDKVKAGTTRLTQIHHRQTPMWVLYEKSDAGPVWYSEAYYQKLINHPVELVPIPDNENIQATYMAGLLKNAPHPIAAKEFMEFLKSAAAKAVYRKYGFTTP; encoded by the coding sequence ATGAAGCAACTATTTACCGGAATATTTTTTTGCATGGTATTGGGAAATACTGTAAAAGCGCAGGAGTATCGATTTGATCCACCCTGGAACATCCCCCCTGAAAGCAAGGTGCTGTTTACAGTTCCGGGTGTGGATAATGTTCCGGATCTTTTCGGAGACATCAATGACCCACAACTGGTGCTGTTTTTTGCGGGCAACCAGTTCATGTGCGTTGACGAGCTGCTGACTGCGTTTAAAAAGGCATATCCTCAATATACCCGCATATTTGCGGAGACCCTGCCACCCGGGGTACTTGCCAAACAGATAGAAGGAGGCTCTTTAACAATGGGCAATATGCGCATTACATTGAAACCGGATGTATATACCGCCGGGAAAACAAGGATTGATGAAATGGCCGATCTTTTTGCGGACACTATTGCCTATGCGTACAATAAGCTGGCCATTATGGTACAAAAGAACAACCCGAAACGGATAGCCGGCTTAAAAGATCTTGGACGAAAGGACGTGCTGGTTGCAATGCCCAACCCTGCATTTGAAGGCATCGGAAAACGTATTGAAGCTGCTTATATAAAGGCCGGTGGAAAGGCGCTGAAGAAAACAATTATGGAAGACAAGGTCAAAGCCGGAACAACCCGGCTTACCCAGATCCACCACCGGCAAACTCCTATGTGGGTTTTATATGAAAAAAGCGATGCCGGGCCCGTGTGGTATTCTGAGGCATATTATCAGAAACTGATCAATCATCCTGTGGAGCTGGTGCCGATCCCCGATAATGAAAACATACAGGCTACTTATATGGCCGGCCTTTTAAAGAATGCACCACACCCGATAGCTGCAAAAGAGTTTATGGAATTCCTGAAAAGCGCAGCCGCAAAAGCTGTTTATAGGAAATATGGCTTTACCACGCCATAA
- a CDS encoding DsrE family protein — MKKALLILFSAVLTITATAQQLTPAQQENKRFTGAVAKQKVYHAIYQMDNNDPKIIEKVLRNLNNALNDPRLKGKLKAELIAFSGGTDAYLKGSKYEEALKNLVERGVIVAQCANTLHERKIDKEQLYDFIAIVPSGNGELILRQAEGWSVIKP, encoded by the coding sequence ATGAAAAAAGCTTTATTGATCCTTTTCAGCGCAGTATTAACCATTACTGCAACTGCACAGCAACTGACACCTGCCCAGCAGGAGAATAAACGGTTCACCGGAGCAGTGGCCAAACAAAAAGTATATCATGCCATTTACCAGATGGATAACAATGATCCAAAGATCATTGAAAAAGTGCTGCGGAACCTTAACAATGCGCTGAATGATCCCCGGCTGAAGGGAAAGCTGAAAGCAGAGCTGATCGCATTTAGCGGGGGTACGGATGCCTACCTGAAAGGAAGCAAATACGAAGAAGCTTTAAAGAATCTGGTTGAGCGCGGGGTGATTGTAGCCCAGTGCGCCAATACATTACATGAGCGCAAGATTGACAAAGAGCAGCTCTATGATTTTATTGCAATTGTTCCCAGCGGTAACGGAGAGCTGATCCTGCGCCAGGCAGAGGGCTGGTCTGTTATAAAACCTTAA
- a CDS encoding c-type cytochrome yields MRIFWIPFLLFITAAVLILSEHTRKKAGNGIKKEASGSQSPDTTWWGWNHYQIPDYTEEGKLIEYGYRLIANTSYYMGPKGTVATLTNGMNCQNCHLNGGTVPFGNNFGKVFATYPLYRARNDGIQDIYMRVNDCFERSLNGKPLDTASKEMQAIYAYLKWVGEDVPKGKAYKGTSIMRLPFLNRAADPLKGSIVYRAQCERCHGADGAGMLNIEGTGYTYPPLWGAHSFNDGAGLFRIRSFAGFVKNNMPQGTTYLSPQLTDEEAWDVAAYVLSKPRPKFDQSADWPVLKKKPVDAPYGPYIDSFSERQHKYGPFGPIELAQAAYK; encoded by the coding sequence ATGAGGATTTTCTGGATACCGTTCCTGCTTTTTATAACTGCTGCGGTGCTGATCTTATCTGAACACACCAGGAAAAAAGCAGGTAATGGCATAAAAAAGGAAGCGAGCGGCAGTCAGTCTCCGGATACGACGTGGTGGGGATGGAACCATTATCAGATCCCCGATTATACGGAAGAAGGAAAGCTCATTGAATACGGGTACCGGCTCATTGCAAATACCTCTTATTACATGGGCCCCAAAGGAACTGTAGCCACCCTTACCAATGGAATGAACTGCCAGAACTGTCATTTGAACGGAGGAACGGTTCCTTTTGGTAATAATTTCGGGAAAGTTTTTGCTACTTATCCGCTGTATCGTGCCCGGAACGATGGCATACAGGATATTTATATGCGGGTAAATGATTGTTTTGAGAGAAGCCTGAACGGGAAACCGCTGGATACCGCCTCAAAAGAGATGCAGGCTATTTATGCTTATCTGAAATGGGTAGGGGAGGATGTGCCCAAAGGAAAAGCCTATAAAGGAACATCGATCATGCGGCTGCCCTTCCTGAACCGGGCTGCAGACCCGTTAAAAGGCAGCATTGTATACCGCGCCCAGTGCGAACGGTGCCATGGTGCTGATGGTGCAGGCATGCTGAACATTGAGGGTACAGGATATACATATCCGCCCTTATGGGGCGCTCATAGTTTTAATGATGGAGCAGGGTTGTTCAGAATACGCAGTTTTGCAGGCTTTGTAAAAAATAATATGCCGCAGGGAACTACTTATCTTAGTCCGCAATTAACCGATGAGGAAGCCTGGGATGTAGCCGCTTATGTGCTCAGCAAGCCACGGCCGAAGTTTGACCAAAGCGCAGACTGGCCGGTGCTAAAAAAGAAACCGGTTGATGCACCTTATGGCCCTTATATAGACAGTTTTTCAGAACGGCAGCATAAATACGGTCCGTTTGGTCCCATAGAACTGGCACAGGCTGCTTATAAATAA
- a CDS encoding PPK2 family polyphosphate kinase, whose product MKKVTRKQLLAYNNFKLDQYPTDLSGTIDPEAAKKALKKIRKQLSALQDKMYAHNRYSVLVCLQGMDTAGKDSLVREVFKAFNARGVVVNSFKTPTEPELKHDYLWRHEIALPEKGKFGVFNRTHYENVLVTRVHPEYLLNECIPGLERVEDLPRNFWKKRFEQINHFEEQLVENGTIVFKFFLNLSKKEQRNRLLRRLEKEKHQWKFSPGDLAERKRWEDYMHCYEEAIRHTSTPKAPWYAIPADDKDICRYLVASIMLDVLKNYKEIQYPEPDDTIKAHIQQYKNQLEGE is encoded by the coding sequence ATGAAAAAAGTTACACGCAAACAATTGCTTGCCTACAATAATTTTAAGCTGGATCAATATCCCACTGATCTGTCCGGAACCATTGATCCTGAAGCTGCCAAGAAAGCGCTGAAAAAAATACGCAAGCAGCTAAGCGCCTTGCAGGATAAGATGTATGCTCATAACCGGTATAGTGTACTGGTATGTTTGCAGGGAATGGATACCGCGGGAAAGGACAGCCTGGTACGCGAAGTGTTTAAGGCTTTTAATGCACGTGGTGTGGTGGTCAACAGCTTTAAAACACCTACGGAGCCGGAGCTGAAGCATGATTACCTGTGGCGTCATGAGATTGCCTTGCCGGAGAAAGGAAAGTTTGGGGTGTTTAACCGCACGCATTATGAAAATGTGCTGGTAACCCGGGTGCACCCGGAATACCTGCTTAATGAGTGTATACCCGGACTGGAGCGGGTGGAAGACCTCCCCCGTAATTTCTGGAAAAAACGGTTTGAACAGATCAATCATTTTGAGGAGCAGTTGGTGGAGAATGGTACCATAGTGTTTAAATTTTTTCTGAACCTGAGCAAAAAGGAACAGCGCAACCGTCTTTTACGCAGGCTGGAAAAAGAAAAGCATCAATGGAAATTTTCGCCCGGGGATCTTGCAGAAAGAAAGCGCTGGGAGGATTATATGCATTGCTACGAGGAAGCAATAAGGCATACCAGCACCCCCAAAGCGCCCTGGTATGCAATTCCTGCTGATGATAAGGATATTTGCCGTTACCTGGTAGCCTCCATTATGCTGGACGTATTAAAAAATTATAAAGAGATTCAATATCCTGAACCAGATGATACAATAAAAGCACATATTCAGCAGTACAAAAACCAGTTGGAAGGTGAATAA
- a CDS encoding DMT family transporter, with the protein MKKAFLQLHIAVLLAGFTGILGELITLNAGLLVWYRLLITAVTLWILMGLTGKIQRLPVKEALKIGGIGFLSAVHWVLFYASIKYGNVSIGLVCLSAVGFFSSILEPLLSRQPVKRTELLLGLCSVLGIYLIFHFDTQYKLGIILGFISSFFAALFPILLKFSMRRVNMQTVLTWQMTGGFVTLSMVLPFYLKAFPVNTLLPSLSDFLWLLVLAWFCSVIAFQFSMNALKKLSAFTVSLSYNLEPLYGILMVFVILKENKTLNNGFYFGFTIISFTLILHAVILKRNHKRAVAVNTPAA; encoded by the coding sequence ATGAAAAAAGCGTTCTTACAGTTACATATTGCAGTGCTGCTGGCAGGTTTTACCGGAATCCTGGGAGAACTGATCACTTTAAATGCCGGGCTGCTGGTGTGGTACCGGTTGCTGATAACGGCTGTAACTTTATGGATTTTAATGGGCCTTACCGGAAAAATACAAAGACTGCCGGTAAAGGAAGCGCTAAAAATAGGAGGCATCGGTTTTTTATCGGCTGTTCACTGGGTATTATTTTATGCTTCCATAAAATATGGAAATGTTTCTATCGGGTTGGTATGCTTATCGGCTGTAGGTTTTTTTTCCTCGATCCTGGAGCCTTTGCTGAGCCGCCAGCCGGTGAAAAGAACAGAGCTGCTGTTGGGTCTTTGCTCGGTACTGGGCATCTATCTTATTTTTCATTTTGATACGCAGTATAAGCTGGGCATTATCCTGGGGTTTATTTCTTCTTTCTTTGCGGCACTGTTCCCGATCCTTTTAAAATTTTCTATGCGCAGGGTGAATATGCAAACTGTGCTGACCTGGCAAATGACCGGTGGCTTTGTTACGCTGTCAATGGTGCTGCCTTTTTATCTGAAGGCATTTCCTGTAAATACCTTACTGCCTTCCCTGAGTGATTTTTTATGGCTGCTGGTGCTGGCCTGGTTCTGCTCGGTAATCGCTTTTCAGTTCTCCATGAATGCCTTAAAAAAGTTATCAGCTTTTACGGTAAGTTTATCCTATAACCTGGAACCTCTTTATGGCATACTGATGGTCTTTGTTATTTTAAAGGAAAATAAGACACTCAATAACGGCTTTTATTTTGGTTTTACGATCATCAGCTTTACCCTCATACTGCATGCTGTCATCCTGAAGCGTAATCATAAAAGGGCTGTAGCGGTGAATACACCGGCTGCCTGA
- a CDS encoding arginine deiminase family protein: MEIKVTSEIGLLKKVLVHSPDSGIGKVIPSKAQDWLFEDIVHLDTIRRKEYDYYTKLLLYFLDPELIKGKLKTIDAPRNNYNFYKPGKKDFHNSRNVIEIQVLLSDILKNATIKQKLVASVCAIENCSYKIQELLLQQEAAELAKIFISGTGNDLDMLFPPVPNFIFTRDIGIVINDHIVLNKPAKKARLREALLMKYIFFNHPLFKDYKDRIIELEDSPYHFLLPVDADEYNVTLEGGDVMVVSKEHVIIGISERTSLAAAHQVATILFKKNIVRKVTLVQIPQKREYMHIDTLFTQIKKDTWVMLGSFSKKRAQKELDDAILKAIEDQKPETVTTIIQFKKEQVTRPVYFNSLEDLLTDISKKDLKVKGPVKIIHSGNDEFPFDLREQWTDSCNLLALKEGVVVGYDRNDKTLEAFRKAGFSIIDVKELLPRLESGAQTAEKLQNVFITIPSAELSRARGGFHCMSMPLLRKDI; this comes from the coding sequence ATGGAAATAAAAGTAACATCTGAAATCGGGTTATTGAAAAAGGTATTGGTGCACAGCCCGGATAGCGGCATAGGCAAGGTCATACCTTCAAAAGCACAGGACTGGCTTTTTGAAGACATCGTGCATCTGGATACGATAAGACGAAAAGAATACGACTACTATACAAAACTATTGCTGTATTTCCTGGACCCGGAGCTGATTAAAGGGAAGCTGAAGACAATAGATGCTCCAAGGAATAATTACAATTTCTACAAGCCCGGAAAAAAAGACTTCCATAATTCCCGGAATGTAATAGAAATACAGGTATTGCTGTCAGACATTCTGAAGAATGCCACCATCAAACAAAAACTGGTTGCCTCCGTTTGTGCCATAGAGAACTGCTCCTACAAGATCCAGGAGCTGCTACTACAGCAGGAAGCAGCCGAACTGGCAAAAATTTTTATAAGCGGAACGGGCAATGACCTGGATATGCTGTTTCCTCCTGTCCCTAATTTTATCTTCACCCGTGACATCGGCATTGTAATCAACGATCACATCGTTTTAAACAAGCCTGCCAAAAAAGCAAGGCTGCGTGAAGCGCTTTTAATGAAATATATTTTCTTTAATCACCCGCTTTTTAAGGATTATAAAGACAGGATCATTGAGCTGGAAGACAGTCCCTATCACTTTCTGCTGCCCGTTGATGCAGACGAGTACAACGTTACCCTGGAGGGGGGCGACGTAATGGTGGTAAGCAAAGAGCATGTGATCATAGGCATCAGCGAGCGCACCAGCCTGGCAGCCGCGCACCAGGTAGCCACGATCCTTTTTAAAAAGAACATCGTTCGTAAGGTTACACTGGTGCAGATTCCGCAAAAAAGGGAGTACATGCATATTGATACCCTTTTTACCCAGATAAAGAAAGACACCTGGGTGATGCTGGGCTCCTTTTCAAAGAAACGTGCCCAAAAAGAGCTGGATGATGCCATCCTGAAAGCCATTGAAGACCAGAAGCCGGAAACGGTCACCACTATTATACAGTTTAAAAAAGAGCAGGTTACGCGGCCGGTTTATTTTAACAGCCTTGAGGATCTGCTGACAGACATCAGCAAAAAAGACCTGAAAGTAAAAGGGCCGGTAAAGATCATTCACTCCGGCAATGATGAATTTCCTTTTGACCTGCGCGAGCAATGGACGGACAGTTGCAACTTACTGGCTTTAAAAGAAGGCGTAGTGGTAGGATACGACAGGAACGACAAAACCCTGGAAGCCTTTCGCAAAGCAGGTTTTAGCATTATTGATGTTAAGGAATTGCTGCCCCGGCTGGAAAGTGGCGCACAGACCGCCGAAAAGCTGCAGAACGTTTTCATCACCATTCCCTCTGCCGAACTTTCAAGGGCCAGAGGCGGTTTTCATTGTATGAGTATGCCGCTGTTAAGAAAAGATATTTAA
- the ctlX gene encoding citrulline utilization hydrolase CtlX: MQTTSHLLMIRPIAFGFNQETAVNNSFQKDVKDWNANEKAQKEFDNFVTLLRAHHIEVLVVQDQPQPYTPDSIFPNNWISMHSDGQIVLYPMFAPNRRAERAKGVTDKLKTHFTIYSTVDLTGYEKENRFLEGTGSMVLDRVHQKAYACLSPRTDKKILYDFCEVLDYTPVLFHAFDKNNAPVYHTNVMMCIAEDYAIVAGDAITNIPERKGVFSTLKETGKEIVSISIDQMEQFAGNALQVRNSEGQRFLIMSDSAYHSLTAEQLKKLETFNPILHAPLTTIEQNGGGSARCMIAEIFLPPHHLSHQE, encoded by the coding sequence ATGCAAACCACATCCCATTTGTTAATGATACGGCCCATCGCTTTTGGTTTTAACCAGGAAACAGCGGTCAATAATTCCTTTCAGAAAGACGTAAAGGACTGGAATGCCAATGAAAAAGCCCAAAAGGAGTTTGATAATTTTGTGACCCTGCTGAGGGCGCATCACATAGAAGTGCTGGTAGTGCAGGATCAGCCGCAACCGTATACGCCGGATTCTATCTTTCCGAATAACTGGATCTCTATGCACAGCGACGGACAGATTGTGCTGTACCCGATGTTCGCTCCCAACCGGCGCGCAGAACGGGCAAAAGGTGTTACGGATAAGCTGAAAACCCATTTTACCATCTATTCAACAGTAGACCTTACCGGTTATGAGAAAGAGAACCGTTTCCTGGAAGGAACCGGCAGCATGGTATTAGACCGGGTGCACCAAAAGGCCTATGCCTGCTTATCGCCAAGAACAGATAAAAAGATCCTTTATGATTTTTGTGAGGTGCTGGATTATACGCCCGTGCTTTTTCATGCTTTTGATAAAAACAATGCCCCGGTTTATCATACCAATGTAATGATGTGCATAGCCGAGGATTATGCAATTGTTGCCGGCGATGCCATCACCAATATACCGGAACGGAAAGGGGTTTTCAGCACACTGAAAGAAACCGGCAAGGAAATTGTGTCAATAAGCATTGACCAGATGGAACAGTTTGCAGGAAATGCCCTGCAGGTAAGGAACTCCGAAGGGCAGCGGTTCTTAATTATGTCGGACAGCGCTTATCATTCCTTAACCGCTGAGCAGCTAAAAAAACTGGAGACCTTTAACCCCATCCTGCATGCTCCGTTAACAACCATTGAACAAAATGGCGGGGGCAGCGCCCGATGCATGATAGCAGAGATTTTTCTGCCTCCGCACCATTTATCGCATCAAGAATAA